One region of Candidatus Bathyarchaeia archaeon genomic DNA includes:
- a CDS encoding CoB--CoM heterodisulfide reductase iron-sulfur subunit A family protein — protein MSRAGLVVGAGIAGIQAAVDLADQGFVVYVVEKNPSIGGRMAQLDKTFPTLDCAACIMTPKMVDAGRHPNIKLLTYSEVKEIRREGKGFKVKILKKPRYVDEKKCTGCGACAQLCPVEIPNEFDERMGVRNAIYVPFPQAVPLIYTIDKEHCLECELCQNVCMASAINLQQKPEEMEITVGAIIVTTGFNLFDATKKEEYGFGLYDNVITGLALERLLSASGPTGGHVVRPSDGKIPKKVAFIQCVGSRDEKSGNLYCSRVCCMYATKEAELVKEHVPGVDVTIYYMDIRAFGKAFEEFYQRAKTEFNVKYVKGRVAEVTENPLNNNLFIRAENIESGELLNEEVDMVILSTGIVPAATNEFEKILQLQRSDDSFFMSANPKIDPVTTSMDGIFIAGVAEGPKDIPDSVTQASAAAMKASMVLKE, from the coding sequence ATGAGTAGGGCTGGATTAGTAGTGGGCGCCGGCATCGCCGGGATTCAAGCCGCGGTGGACTTGGCAGACCAAGGTTTTGTGGTCTACGTTGTGGAGAAAAATCCAAGCATAGGAGGCAGAATGGCGCAGTTAGACAAGACCTTCCCAACGCTTGACTGCGCGGCCTGCATCATGACGCCTAAGATGGTGGACGCTGGAAGGCATCCCAACATAAAGTTGCTCACTTATTCTGAAGTCAAAGAGATTCGCCGTGAAGGAAAAGGGTTCAAGGTTAAGATTCTTAAGAAGCCAAGATACGTGGACGAAAAGAAGTGTACAGGATGTGGGGCGTGTGCTCAACTTTGCCCTGTTGAGATTCCCAATGAATTCGACGAGAGGATGGGCGTTAGAAACGCCATTTATGTTCCTTTTCCTCAAGCTGTTCCGCTCATATACACTATTGACAAGGAGCACTGCCTTGAGTGTGAGCTGTGCCAGAATGTCTGTATGGCCAGTGCCATCAATTTGCAGCAGAAACCAGAAGAGATGGAAATCACGGTTGGAGCCATTATTGTCACGACAGGTTTCAATCTATTTGACGCCACAAAGAAAGAGGAATATGGGTTCGGTCTTTATGACAACGTGATTACAGGTTTGGCTTTGGAGCGTCTCTTGAGCGCTTCGGGACCAACAGGAGGACACGTGGTTAGGCCGTCTGATGGAAAAATACCAAAGAAGGTTGCTTTTATTCAGTGTGTGGGTTCTCGAGATGAGAAGTCTGGGAACCTCTATTGTTCGAGAGTGTGTTGCATGTACGCCACCAAAGAGGCTGAGCTGGTCAAGGAGCATGTTCCAGGCGTAGACGTGACCATCTATTACATGGACATTCGAGCCTTCGGAAAGGCGTTTGAAGAATTCTATCAAAGAGCCAAAACCGAATTCAACGTAAAGTACGTCAAAGGAAGAGTGGCAGAAGTCACAGAAAACCCACTGAACAACAACTTGTTCATACGCGCGGAAAACATTGAATCCGGAGAACTTCTGAACGAGGAGGTTGACATGGTTATTCTGTCAACGGGCATCGTTCCAGCCGCGACAAACGAATTTGAGAAAATTCTTCAGCTCCAAAGAAGCGACGACAGCTTCTTCATGAGTGCCAATCCAAAAATCGATCCGGTAACAACGAGTATGGATGGCATATTCATAGCTGGCGTAGCTGAGGGTCCTAAAGACATTCCAGACTCTGTGACTCAAGCTAGTGCAGCGGCAATGAAGGCTTCAATGGTTCTCAAGGAGTAA
- a CDS encoding hydrogenase iron-sulfur subunit: MTEKFEPRILGFLCNWCSYAGADLAGVGRMSYPTNIRIIRTMCSGRIDPLHVLEAFRQGIDGVLITGCHPGDCHYITGNYACEKRIKFLKEVLAQIGIEPQRLRLEWVSASEGGKFARIVKEMIEGVRKLGPSPLRREVQEPLST, from the coding sequence GTGACAGAGAAGTTTGAGCCTCGCATCCTCGGATTCCTATGTAACTGGTGCAGCTATGCAGGTGCAGATTTGGCTGGCGTGGGCAGGATGTCCTATCCAACAAACATAAGGATTATCCGTACAATGTGCAGTGGGAGAATCGATCCCCTTCATGTTCTGGAGGCGTTTCGACAGGGCATAGACGGCGTTCTCATAACAGGATGTCACCCGGGTGACTGTCACTACATAACTGGAAACTATGCGTGCGAGAAGAGGATCAAGTTTCTCAAGGAAGTCTTGGCACAGATAGGCATAGAGCCCCAAAGACTTCGTTTGGAGTGGGTTTCCGCCTCTGAAGGAGGCAAGTTCGCCAGAATTGTGAAAGAGATGATTGAGGGAGTTAGAAAACTGGGGCCAAGCCCGTTGAGAAGAGAGGTTCAGGAGCCTTTGTCCACATGA
- a CDS encoding CoB--CoM heterodisulfide reductase iron-sulfur subunit A family protein: MAEQEEEPRIGVFICQCGINIGGVVNVPQVTKYAKSLPNVAYAEDNIYTCSAEGIDKIKAAIKEHKLNRVVVASCTPRTHEPLFRGACIDAGVNPYLFELANIREHCSWVHMREPEKATEKAKDIVRMSVARASFLKPQQESELPVDPSALVIGGGISGITSAQCLANQGFKVYLVETEPELGGMLRKIYKLYPTDEDASKVLEASINAVTRNKNVQILTSTKIKDVEGYIGNFEVTASRNGEESKFKVGTVIVATGATEFKPTGYYGYDEYDRLLTQVDLEKVFQSGKAAMDRYFKPQRVAMIQCVGSREEKPPRAYCSRICCMVAVKNAGIIKQWYPDSEVYIIYQDMQTYGKDYEEHNRRARETDIKFINYVKERPPEVMPLPDNRLRVSVYHALLGEKKELDCDLVVLSTPLVQHESAKELQKILKVPLGQDEFFLEAHVKLRPVDFATDGIYVCGTAHGPKDIGESVSQAYAVSSRAAAPMANRKVRTEAITAVVDTDRCVGCRMCEKLCPYGAHRIEEGKSTVVDALCKGCGVCAAACLRRAISMRHFTDDQIMAEVKTAFLMEPTSPSVALAEKERKGGI, encoded by the coding sequence ATGGCCGAGCAAGAAGAAGAACCGAGAATCGGGGTTTTCATCTGTCAATGCGGCATTAACATAGGGGGCGTGGTTAATGTTCCCCAGGTTACAAAATACGCCAAATCCTTGCCCAACGTGGCATACGCTGAAGACAACATCTACACGTGTTCAGCTGAAGGAATAGACAAGATTAAGGCAGCGATTAAGGAACACAAGTTGAACCGCGTTGTTGTTGCCTCATGCACCCCGCGAACTCATGAGCCATTGTTTCGTGGGGCATGCATTGACGCGGGCGTCAACCCATACCTATTCGAGTTAGCCAATATTCGTGAACACTGTTCATGGGTTCACATGCGTGAGCCAGAGAAAGCAACTGAAAAGGCTAAGGACATAGTTCGGATGTCTGTGGCTAGGGCTTCTTTTCTCAAGCCTCAACAAGAGTCCGAGTTGCCAGTTGATCCCTCAGCTTTGGTGATAGGCGGAGGCATCTCAGGCATCACTTCGGCTCAATGCTTGGCGAATCAAGGTTTCAAAGTGTATTTGGTGGAAACTGAACCTGAACTGGGCGGTATGTTAAGGAAAATCTACAAGTTGTATCCAACAGATGAAGATGCTTCAAAGGTTTTGGAAGCTTCCATAAATGCTGTAACAAGAAACAAGAACGTCCAAATACTGACCTCCACAAAAATAAAAGATGTTGAAGGATACATTGGCAACTTTGAAGTAACCGCCTCTAGAAACGGTGAGGAAAGCAAGTTCAAAGTTGGCACAGTCATCGTTGCCACAGGTGCTACTGAATTCAAACCCACAGGCTACTATGGCTATGACGAATATGACCGCCTTTTAACGCAAGTGGACTTGGAGAAGGTTTTTCAAAGTGGCAAGGCGGCTATGGACCGATACTTTAAGCCGCAGAGAGTCGCCATGATTCAGTGTGTGGGTTCTAGAGAGGAGAAGCCGCCAAGGGCCTATTGCTCAAGAATATGCTGCATGGTTGCCGTCAAGAACGCTGGCATCATAAAACAATGGTACCCCGACTCTGAGGTTTACATTATTTATCAGGATATGCAAACTTATGGAAAAGACTACGAAGAACACAACCGAAGGGCCAGAGAAACCGACATCAAATTCATAAACTACGTCAAGGAGAGACCCCCCGAAGTGATGCCTCTACCCGACAACAGACTAAGAGTGAGCGTTTATCATGCGCTATTGGGCGAAAAAAAGGAACTCGACTGCGACTTGGTTGTGCTCTCCACACCTCTTGTACAGCACGAGAGCGCCAAAGAACTGCAAAAAATACTTAAGGTGCCCTTGGGACAAGACGAGTTCTTCCTTGAAGCTCACGTCAAACTAAGGCCTGTTGACTTCGCAACAGACGGAATATACGTCTGCGGCACGGCTCACGGTCCAAAGGACATCGGAGAAAGCGTATCGCAGGCTTATGCGGTTTCATCCAGAGCCGCGGCTCCGATGGCGAACAGAAAAGTCAGAACCGAAGCCATAACGGCAGTGGTGGACACAGATCGATGCGTGGGCTGCCGCATGTGTGAGAAGCTCTGTCCGTACGGTGCGCACAGAATCGAAGAGGGAAAATCAACTGTGGTAGACGCGCTCTGCAAGGGATGTGGCGTTTGCGCTGCTGCTTGCTTGCGCCGAGCCATATCAATGAGGCACTTCACTGACGATCAGATAATGGCTGAAGTGAAAACGGCCTTCTTGATGGAGCCTACCAGTCCTTCCGTAGCCCTTGCCGAAAAAGAACGAAAGGGAGGGATATGA
- a CDS encoding CoB--CoM heterodisulfide reductase iron-sulfur subunit A family protein, whose product MSEKPSVLVIGGGIAGIQSSLDLAGRGFQVYLLEETPTIGGRMAQLDKTFPTMDCSICILAPKMMECFRHPNIKLLTFSELKEVKGSVGNFHVKILKKPRYVDETKCTGCASCAEHCPVEVPSEFDMNLGMRKAIYMPMPQAVPRCMTVDRENCIDCKLCAKVCRAGAVDFSQQPSDVELNVGAIIVATGFDQYDPSEIVEYGYKKHKNVLTALEFERWVCASGPVGGHLLRPADGCIPKKIAFIQCVGSRTRKFGAPFCSSVCCMYATKEALIIREHAPDVDVYIFYNEMRAFGKGFQEFVNRAREEYGVKYIRSRPGEIREALDTKNLAIWYDDTLTREIKSLNDVDLVVLCPALLPRKGNKKLAEIMGLELDDCGFFKVVHPLLAPVDSAVPGIYVCGYCQSPKDIPDSVAQASAAAARAAEALAIAQLQRIEGRN is encoded by the coding sequence ATGAGTGAAAAGCCCTCAGTCTTAGTCATAGGCGGCGGAATCGCCGGGATACAGTCCTCACTTGATCTCGCTGGGCGAGGGTTCCAAGTTTACCTTTTGGAGGAGACGCCTACAATTGGCGGAAGAATGGCTCAGTTGGACAAGACTTTTCCAACAATGGACTGTTCAATCTGTATCCTAGCGCCCAAGATGATGGAATGCTTCCGTCACCCAAACATCAAGTTGCTCACCTTCAGTGAACTCAAGGAAGTCAAGGGATCAGTCGGCAATTTTCACGTGAAAATCCTGAAAAAGCCCAGATACGTTGACGAAACAAAATGCACTGGCTGCGCCTCTTGCGCTGAGCACTGTCCCGTCGAGGTTCCCAGCGAGTTTGACATGAACTTGGGCATGCGAAAGGCAATCTACATGCCGATGCCTCAAGCCGTGCCCAGATGTATGACAGTCGACAGAGAAAATTGCATCGACTGCAAGCTTTGCGCGAAGGTGTGCAGGGCAGGAGCAGTTGACTTTTCTCAACAACCATCAGACGTTGAGTTGAACGTTGGTGCTATAATTGTTGCCACGGGGTTCGATCAATACGACCCGTCGGAGATAGTCGAATACGGTTACAAGAAGCACAAAAACGTGTTGACCGCGTTGGAGTTCGAGCGTTGGGTCTGCGCGTCTGGTCCAGTGGGCGGTCATCTCTTGAGGCCTGCTGACGGTTGCATACCCAAAAAGATAGCGTTCATTCAGTGTGTGGGTTCTAGAACCAGAAAATTTGGTGCACCGTTCTGTTCGAGTGTTTGCTGCATGTACGCCACAAAAGAGGCGCTAATTATTAGAGAACACGCCCCAGACGTTGACGTTTACATTTTCTATAATGAAATGAGAGCCTTTGGAAAAGGCTTCCAAGAATTCGTTAACAGAGCACGAGAGGAGTATGGTGTCAAATATATAAGAAGTCGACCGGGCGAAATCCGGGAAGCACTCGATACAAAGAACCTTGCGATATGGTACGATGACACACTCACTAGGGAGATCAAATCACTCAACGATGTAGATTTGGTCGTCTTGTGCCCAGCTTTGCTTCCGAGAAAAGGCAACAAAAAACTGGCTGAAATCATGGGACTCGAACTTGACGACTGCGGCTTCTTCAAGGTTGTCCATCCGCTGCTCGCCCCCGTAGATTCCGCTGTCCCAGGAATATACGTGTGTGGGTATTGTCAATCTCCAAAGGACATCCCTGACTCGGTGGCACAGGCAAGCGCAGCGGCGGCAAGAGCAGCCGAAGCCTTAGCGATTGCTCAGCTGCAACGCATTGAAGGAAGAAACTGA
- a CDS encoding (Fe-S)-binding protein, with translation MGKEAHLVPLQPNEVESVHDLLKRTKALYCQECGKCSSSCPITRLDPAYSPRLAVEKALMGLEDTVLTDKGLWSCLTCYLCRQRCPLDIEYDELIRSCRAKAATKGIFGKCSHEGVLHSLSRLMANPKTKQNRLGWIPQEAEIAKTGDILYYVGCLPYFNAIFDDIGVRNIEIAQSMMKVMNAVGIKPVVLENEKCCGHDLSFAGDLASFAQLAKINAADITKSGVSTVVTTCPECYRTLKQGYTEFLGTQKFEVLHASEFLADLIDKDRIKFAVKLDKKVSYQDPCRLGRHMGVYDSPRKVLTRIPGIELVEMERNRENAICCGVSTWMGCGRHSKQMQIERLTEAKNTKADMLVTACPKCQIHLNCALSEKLPVDRKEVDIETIDLSVLVAKAMNLMPTSMEMVKK, from the coding sequence ATCGGCAAAGAAGCCCATCTTGTCCCTCTGCAGCCCAATGAAGTCGAATCGGTCCATGATCTCCTAAAGAGAACAAAAGCGCTCTATTGCCAAGAATGCGGCAAATGCTCAAGCAGCTGCCCAATAACGCGGCTCGACCCCGCCTATTCTCCGCGTTTGGCAGTAGAAAAAGCATTGATGGGCCTCGAAGACACGGTGCTGACAGACAAAGGCTTATGGTCCTGCCTGACATGCTATCTCTGCCGCCAACGCTGCCCATTAGACATAGAGTACGACGAACTCATTCGCAGCTGCAGGGCGAAAGCAGCCACCAAAGGCATTTTTGGCAAATGCTCCCATGAAGGAGTCTTGCATTCTCTGTCAAGATTAATGGCAAACCCCAAAACAAAACAGAATCGCCTTGGCTGGATTCCCCAAGAAGCAGAAATTGCCAAGACAGGAGACATTCTGTACTACGTCGGCTGCCTACCTTACTTCAACGCCATCTTCGACGACATCGGCGTACGGAACATCGAAATCGCCCAAAGCATGATGAAGGTCATGAACGCAGTGGGAATAAAACCAGTGGTCTTAGAGAACGAGAAATGCTGCGGACACGACCTATCATTTGCAGGCGACTTGGCCAGCTTTGCCCAGTTAGCCAAGATAAATGCGGCTGACATCACAAAGAGCGGCGTATCCACAGTTGTGACAACCTGCCCAGAATGCTACAGAACACTCAAACAGGGTTACACAGAATTCTTGGGCACGCAAAAATTCGAGGTCTTGCACGCATCTGAATTTCTCGCCGACTTAATTGACAAGGACAGGATTAAGTTTGCTGTGAAGCTGGACAAAAAAGTATCTTATCAGGACCCGTGTAGGCTTGGCAGACACATGGGCGTATATGATTCTCCTCGCAAAGTTCTAACACGTATTCCAGGCATCGAACTTGTTGAGATGGAGAGAAACCGAGAAAACGCCATCTGCTGCGGTGTGAGCACTTGGATGGGCTGCGGCAGACATTCAAAACAGATGCAGATAGAGAGACTGACCGAGGCGAAGAACACCAAGGCCGATATGCTGGTCACAGCGTGTCCAAAATGCCAGATCCACTTGAACTGCGCCCTAAGCGAGAAACTGCCCGTGGACAGAAAAGAAGTGGACATAGAAACCATAGATCTCTCCGTCCTAGTCGCCAAGGCAATGAATCTAATGCCCACGTCAATGGAGATGGTTAAGAAATGA
- a CDS encoding CoB--CoM heterodisulfide reductase iron-sulfur subunit A family protein produces the protein MSQTSRRERKRAAKPRKRTAKKPVLVPEPPRRLPTPFKPVPKAWKEGEEPRIGVFVCHCGINIGGVVNVPAVVDYARTLPNVAYSEDNIYTCSEAGLAKIKEAVKIHNLNRVIVASCTPRTHEPLFRSACVEAGLNKYLFEMANIREQCSWVHAHEPEAATEKAKDIVRMAVARAAWLLPQEEPEIDIKDSCLVIGGGIAGLTATLSLADQGFKVYLVEKEPELGGNLRRLHQLYPTMQNTSDILNPTREAAKTHKNVQLLTSTTVTDVKGYVGNFKVTAARNGENFGFEVGTIIVACGALNYRPPEGLYQYGLYDRVVTQLEMDQLLSKGAIENPERVVMIQCVGSRKGEIRAYELEAFAMSDTSRILRKILKARKEEGWPYCSRICCMNAIKNAILIKEMSPKTDVIILYSDLRVYKEYEDFYSKARDLEVKFIKFIEEAGPEISETPDKKLLVAVYDMLAAHEVKLISDWVVLSTPLIPHKDSVILARTLKIPLSQDGFLMEAHLKLRPVDTQMDGIFLAGAATGPKDVPESIVSAKAAAARAAILMANKKMRTEAITAWVNPDLCRGCGRCEEVCEFKAIELVEVAPRVVSARINEISCKGCGTCSVTCPTGAITMKHFTEGQVNAMVEAAIG, from the coding sequence ATGTCACAAACGAGTCGGCGCGAACGAAAACGAGCTGCCAAACCTAGAAAGCGCACTGCAAAGAAACCAGTTCTTGTTCCCGAGCCACCTAGGCGGCTGCCTACGCCTTTTAAGCCTGTGCCAAAAGCCTGGAAAGAGGGAGAAGAGCCGAGAATCGGAGTTTTCGTTTGTCACTGTGGCATTAACATTGGCGGTGTGGTCAACGTTCCAGCCGTTGTGGACTACGCCAGAACGTTGCCGAACGTGGCTTACAGCGAAGACAACATCTATACGTGCTCAGAGGCAGGGTTAGCCAAAATAAAAGAAGCAGTAAAGATTCACAATCTAAACCGAGTTATTGTAGCGTCATGCACGCCTAGGACACATGAACCGTTATTCAGATCGGCCTGCGTTGAAGCAGGATTGAACAAGTATCTTTTCGAGATGGCCAACATCCGCGAGCAGTGCAGCTGGGTTCACGCTCACGAACCGGAAGCAGCAACAGAAAAGGCTAAAGACATTGTTCGGATGGCTGTCGCAAGGGCGGCTTGGCTACTCCCTCAGGAAGAGCCGGAGATAGACATAAAGGACTCATGCCTCGTCATCGGCGGTGGCATAGCAGGGTTAACTGCGACGCTCAGCCTAGCAGATCAAGGCTTCAAGGTTTATTTGGTTGAAAAAGAACCCGAACTTGGCGGCAACCTACGAAGGTTACACCAGCTTTATCCTACCATGCAGAACACGTCAGATATTCTGAATCCAACCCGTGAAGCCGCGAAAACTCACAAGAATGTTCAGCTGTTGACTTCAACAACAGTAACTGATGTCAAGGGTTACGTTGGAAACTTCAAAGTTACAGCGGCTCGAAACGGAGAGAACTTCGGGTTCGAAGTGGGCACAATTATTGTTGCCTGCGGCGCCTTAAACTATCGACCGCCTGAAGGTCTCTACCAATATGGACTTTATGATAGAGTTGTAACACAATTAGAAATGGATCAGCTACTCAGCAAAGGGGCAATTGAGAATCCCGAACGAGTAGTAATGATACAGTGTGTCGGCTCAAGGAAGGGCGAAATCAGGGCTTACGAACTCGAAGCCTTCGCCATGTCTGACACCTCGCGCATATTGAGAAAGATTCTCAAGGCGAGGAAGGAGGAGGGCTGGCCCTACTGCTCCCGAATCTGTTGCATGAATGCTATCAAGAACGCTATACTAATCAAGGAAATGTCGCCTAAGACCGATGTCATCATATTGTACAGCGACCTCCGAGTTTACAAGGAATACGAAGACTTCTACTCAAAGGCAAGAGACCTCGAAGTCAAATTCATAAAGTTCATTGAAGAAGCAGGACCAGAGATCTCAGAAACTCCCGATAAGAAGTTGCTGGTTGCCGTTTACGACATGCTTGCAGCTCACGAGGTAAAGCTTATCAGCGACTGGGTAGTGTTGTCAACACCGCTTATCCCACATAAGGACTCCGTCATACTGGCGCGAACCCTGAAAATACCATTGAGCCAAGACGGCTTCTTGATGGAGGCTCACCTGAAGCTTAGGCCAGTTGACACTCAGATGGATGGCATTTTCTTGGCTGGAGCGGCAACGGGGCCAAAGGATGTTCCCGAGTCCATAGTTTCCGCCAAGGCAGCAGCCGCTCGAGCCGCAATACTCATGGCCAACAAAAAGATGAGAACCGAAGCCATTACAGCCTGGGTCAACCCCGACTTGTGCCGTGGATGCGGCAGATGTGAGGAAGTTTGCGAGTTCAAGGCCATCGAACTCGTGGAAGTCGCTCCTCGGGTTGTGAGCGCCAGAATAAACGAAATCTCCTGCAAAGGATGCGGAACGTGTTCAGTCACATGCCCGACAGGAGCCATTACCATGAAGCACTTCACTGAGGGACAGGTCAACGCCATGGTGGAGGCTGCAATAGGCTAG
- a CDS encoding hydrogenase iron-sulfur subunit: MTEAESEFEPLILAFCCNWCSYAGADLAGTARISYPTNIRIIRVMCSGMVHPALVMDALSKGIDGVLIAGCHPGDCHYTDGNLKTERRAEALRVMMEDMGIEVDRLRLEWVSSGEGEKFARVVREMTEELKKIGPNPFKPR; encoded by the coding sequence ATGACAGAAGCCGAATCGGAGTTCGAGCCTCTAATTCTGGCTTTCTGCTGCAACTGGTGCTCTTATGCCGGCGCTGACCTGGCTGGCACGGCTCGAATCTCATACCCCACCAACATACGGATAATACGTGTCATGTGCTCAGGCATGGTTCATCCAGCTTTGGTTATGGACGCGTTGTCCAAGGGTATCGATGGCGTGCTCATAGCAGGTTGCCATCCGGGAGACTGCCACTACACTGACGGAAACTTGAAAACAGAACGACGCGCTGAAGCCCTTCGAGTAATGATGGAAGACATGGGCATCGAAGTTGATCGCCTGCGTCTGGAGTGGGTTTCAAGCGGCGAGGGAGAGAAGTTCGCCAGAGTCGTTCGGGAAATGACCGAGGAACTCAAGAAGATAGGTCCGAACCCGTTCAAGCCGAGGTAG
- a CDS encoding hydrogenase iron-sulfur subunit, whose product MEEVKVEEEFEPVILAFCCNWCSYAGADLAGTSRFEYPTNVKIIRVMCSGRLDPTFILSAFRWGADGVLITGCHPGDCHYVQGNYMMERRFAFLKDALGHLGIEAERLRLEWISAGEGEKFAALIRDTTQRIKQLGPNPLRKA is encoded by the coding sequence ATGGAAGAAGTGAAAGTTGAGGAAGAATTCGAACCTGTGATCTTGGCCTTCTGCTGCAACTGGTGCTCTTATGCTGGCGCAGACTTGGCCGGGACGAGCCGCTTCGAATATCCCACCAATGTGAAAATCATCCGTGTTATGTGCAGCGGGCGACTGGACCCAACATTCATTCTCTCAGCGTTCAGATGGGGAGCTGATGGCGTGCTCATAACTGGTTGTCATCCAGGCGACTGTCATTATGTTCAAGGAAACTACATGATGGAAAGGCGATTCGCATTTCTTAAAGATGCGCTTGGTCACCTGGGAATTGAAGCAGAAAGGCTAAGATTGGAATGGATTTCTGCGGGTGAAGGTGAAAAATTCGCGGCTCTTATTCGAGACACGACGCAGAGAATCAAACAACTCGGTCCGAATCCGTTAAGAAAAGCATGA